The Littorina saxatilis isolate snail1 linkage group LG1, US_GU_Lsax_2.0, whole genome shotgun sequence nucleotide sequence gttagtgctaggactagttggtccggtgtcagaataatgtgactgggtgagacatgaagcctgtgctgcgacttctgtcttgtgtgtggcgcacgttaaatgtcaaagcagcaccgccctgatatcacccttcgtggtggactgggcgttaagcaaacaaacaaacaaaaatacatctACCCAGACGTTTACATGAACTAAGAACATCCTTCCTCTTTGACACACGGTAGATATCAACAGCTTGGCTGCTTACTATGCGGAGTGCACAGGAATTTGGTTGGATTATTTTCGTAAATTGACATAGATGTCAGTGGCGAAATTCATCTaacaagaaaaacacacacacacaccccacaacaacattttctttctttttacatttagtcaagttttgactaaatgttttaacatcgagggggaatcgaaacgagggtcgtggtgtgtgtgtgtgtatgtgtgtgtgtgtgtgtgtgtgtgtgtgtgtgtgtgtgtgtgtgtgtgtgtgtgtgtgtgtgtgtgtgtgggtgtgtgtgtgtgtgtctgtgcgtgtgtgtgtgtagagcgattcagactaaactactggaccgacctttatgaaattttacatgagagttcctgggtatgaaatccccagacattgttttcatttttttgataaatgtcttttatgacgtcatatccggctttttgtaaaagttgaggcggctttgtcacaccttcatttttcaatcaaattgatttaaattttggccaagcaatcttcgacgaaggccggactttggtattgcatttcagcattcCCCTAACTCGAAAGCCAGCAGCAACAGGAGTCGCGCtgcccaggtgtgtgcgtgtttgggtGTAATCATCCACCTGCACTTATCGCAGAATTACCGAGGTCTTTTTAGCGGCTCTGCGGTGACACcagggtgggacatggataccgtgtCAGTGAAACTAGCCAAGGTGCAGGTTTCGGGTATGTGTTATTTATATCCCATTATAGTACACCGAGCAGATCTATCATGGATTACACAACGTTTCACACACGAGGGAAGATACTTTTAAAAAGGAACTTTTAACTGTCAGCCAAGCCATATGCACCCCTCTCATGTTCAACAACGTTAACTGTTGAGGTAAGTATAAGTTCATTATTCGAAGTGTGTCTTTAACTATCTTCGTTTCGTtatgtcttcatttcttctcatcttTATTTCGTTATAATGTCTTTATATCGATATGTCATGTTATAATAATCTCACGAGACGTTTAAAATCACCGTGTTTGTTACAGACCGCTCTGTTCAAGCAGATTGATATGAATGTAAGAACATTGAATATCACAGATTCACGTGCAGTTTATATCTCGCTGGCCATGATTTGATTACATTGTACTTTATTCAGGCAATGCTCTCTGCAAAATTTGACACCACTTAACATCACATATGCACCGGATGAGTAAATATAACACAGTGATAACACAGCAATGCGCCCGTATAACACACTACGGATTACAAGAGCGATACGCCACTTTGTACCGGAGTTAAGCAAGGGATTCACTCCCCAAAATCACCTTCGTACAGACTCTAAGCGGTGTCCAGACACCCCGTGTGCAaacatgcgcacgataaagatcccaagctaACATCAGATTATCAGGGCTTTGAAAACACGAACACGCGCATGAGCATGATCTTACcttgatactttgacgagaaAAATTCTACTGGCTGCACCATGTATCACAACACACTACAACTCAGGCTCATATACAGTGTAATTGATCGTGGAGAGTCCCCTAGTCGAAGGCCTTGGCACAGTAGATGCAAACACAAACCAAGTGTCTCTCTGCTTGTTTCATATTTATCACCAATACCTGTTTCAACTCTATTTATTTGCAGTTCTAATCCCGGTTACACCTGGCGGGTAAAGGGTGaacatttttccgatctcccaggtcaatttcGCAttaaaaagatcatgtaatacatgtcagagttcagtgggttacagaaacacagcAACACCCAGCAGTATCCTCGGAATCAGAGTATGACTGCCGAAATGGCGGGGAAAAATAGCCGCACACGTAAATGTCCACTCGTGCCtgcgagtgtacgtgggagttgcagcccacgaTCACAGAGgattaagaagaagaagaagaagaagaagaagaagaagaagaggcagTGTTCCTAGTTTCAATAAAACCAGAAGGGCCGCAAACCATGGAGAAGTCGATGGCAGAACGTATGCATTACAACAAGCATCAACACCAAACGCGTTGTTTCATGCGCAGTGTTCCTGATCTCGGTGAACCCCAAAGCCTGGGGCAGCAGCTGCAAATGTTTAGAATTACggaattgttttctttttaaagtTGATTGTATATACCTAGCACCAACGCCTCAGTTCTGTCACACACGCAGCATCCCTGATGCCAGGGAATGCCAAAGCCAGTGTGTACAAATCGAGTATCTATCTTTTTGTGTTACATCTAATAGTTACCAATACCTCTGCATCCTCTGTTTTTATCCGCAGTGCATCTGAGTTCCAAGAAATCCAAAAGCCACTTACACCCTCGAGAAGTAGCTGTAACACACTCATAATATTTCTTATTATGGTATCGCTGTTTCATTGTCCATCCTTATAGCACCATCATCCACACTTTTTCGCATCAGTTGTGATCTTGAAGCAGTGGTTATGAGCAATATACAATTATCCATGCACTGTTTTATTATGGTCTGCCACAAGCTACAACTCTCTTGTCTCATCCGCAATATTCCTCATCTCCGAAAACCCCGAAGCGACAAAGGCCAGTAAGCAGTGGATGTAACACAAGAATCCCTCTATTTGTATCAGAAGTAGTACCAAGCACCAATAACTACAACTCTTTTTCATCCGCAGTGTTCCTGATTTCTTTTAAAGCCCGAAGTGACACCGACCCTGTAGCAGAACGGATGTTTCGCCGTTTTCACTATTCTGCCACAAGTTAACTCTTTTTCATCCGTAGCGTTCCTGATCTCCTTAAAATCTGTGGCAACACAGCAAACCCATGAGCAGTAGGTGCGTGCATTGCATTGTCTGTTGATTCACTGTATCAACTGTTCTGTCACAAGCTACAACTCTGTTTCATCCGCAGTGTTCCTGATCTCCGTGAAGCCCGAGGCGACACAGGCCCTGGAGCAGAAGATGTGCTGCGAGTGGTCTGAGATGGCGGCGCTGGGTCTCTGCTTGCCGCACACCATGCGGACCATCTCGCTGCGGAACTTGTGTCCCGTGGCGCAATACAGGAAGAAGTTGACGGAGTGGTTGAGGTACATGAGTAGCTCAGCCACCGTGAAGACCAGCTGGAACTTGCTCATGGTGGCCACGTCCCCGGCCTGCCGGTTCCAGAAGGCCGCCGCGATGACGCTGACGTTCATGGGCAGAGTGGTCAGCAGGAAGGTGAAGGACACCGTCAGCAGCATCACCGTCAGCCGCACGTTCGTGTTAGTCCGAGGCCTTTTTATTCCTCTCACTTCTCCACCGCATCCTCCGCCTCCTCTTCTTTGAGACATTGCTATGGCCCCGTTGCTATTCGTGTGGCCGTTCGCTTGTGGGCCGGGTACCGCCAGGCTGTGATAGGAGATGTTAGGCTTcacgttgtcgttgttgttgtggctgCTATTGCTGttgccgctgctgctgctgatgctgtTGCTGTTGACGCTGACGCTGCTGGTGCTGCGGGCGAGCTGCATGACCTGATAGTGGTTGCCGTTGGCGGTGCAGGTCTTCCTGGCGGGGCTCTTGGGGAAGCCCCTGTTCTGCAGGATGACTCTACCGCTCGTGGCGCGCACCACATGcacgatgatgacgatgttgAGCACGAGGATGATGAGGAAGGGGCCGAAGCCGTAGAGCATGGCGTCCACCCAGGGCCAGACGGCGGTGATGAGGAACTCGTGGCCCTCCTGGCTGCTGCACTGCGGGCTGTGACGCTCCCCGTTGCTGCCCTCCTGCCACGTGATGCTGGACGTCCACAGGAAGTGCAGGTTGACCAGCAGGAACAGCGCCACCAGGCACACCACCACGCGCTTCGCTCGCGTCACATTGCACACCTGGACATTGCAACGACATTTTTTTTCGGAAATGGTTTATTGGTTCACCTGCATATCTTGACAACtctgtcttttttgttcaaaCAGATGTTCACTTCTTACATGAATACCTCTGACTGAGTCACCAAAAAGGAATATTACAAAATATGCAAGGGATAGAGACAACAGGCCTATCTGCATATTATATCAAATCGTTGTATTTTGacaatgcttgttattcagGCAACTCGTACGCCTGCACTTATTTCTTTCCGTGATGGTTTTGAGCGGagatcaacattttttttaagattCCGGTTTTTTCTTAAAAACTGTAGGTGTGAGAAAAGATTGCACTTTAGGCTTCCATTTAAAACTTCGAGATTCTTATCGTTGCTTGCTTGACACCAactgaagtgtgtgtgtctctgtgtgtctatgtctgtctgtctgtctgtttgtctctgtctgtctgtctgtctgtctgtctgtctgtctgtctgtctgtctgtctgtctgtacctttctctatttctctctctctctccctctttctctttttcactctatctctttctgtcttgctctcctccttctctctctctctctctctgtctctgtctctctctgtctctctgtttctctctctctctctctctctctgtttctctgtctctgtctctctctcttactctccaGTACAAGCCTAACTCCTTACCATGTTTGCTTTAAGCGGGTAGCAGACGACGATGTATCTTTCCACAGTGACGGCCACGATGATCCACACAGACACGTTGCTGCACGTGTAGCCCAGCGTCACGATGCCCTTGCACAGCCACTCGCTCTGGGTCTGGGGGTCGAACCCCGTCAGATCGCCGATCCACTTGCGGAACAGGCCGATGTACAGCACAAGGGAGTCCATAACGGCCAGGGCAGCGAGAAAGTGGTGCGTGGACTGTCGTGCCATCGCCTGGAACAATATAAAGAGAATCCATTGTAATGAAAAAATGATACTGAATGGAAGGGAAACAGACCAGAACGTAAAACAAAGACCAACACATACTGTAGTCTTACGTGTTTAACGAAGACAATACGAATCACAAAGTACGACATTTCGACCATAGtgttttttggtctttttatttatcgctctcacgcgcagtcaccattgttctgcTTTTTACCAGAACGTGATGTATCGTTGTGCCATTGCCTGAGAAGAAATAGTCATTATTGCTGAAATAGCTTTGAGTGTATTAAGGAGTCAGGCAAGAAACTGATGCGTGGACTGTTGTGTTATCACATGAAAATAGACAGAGAAGAAATTGTAACACAAATAATTATGCTACTGCCGGAATAATTATACGCTTGACGGTAAAGAAAATAAGCCAGAATGCAACGCGTCGTTGAACGGTCGAGCAGTTGCCTGCAAATAATACTAAATGGAAGCGTAAAAGAACGGAAAGTGAAACTGACAGACAGTACATCGTGTGGTGGGAAGGGGCCGGAAAGTAATGAATCACGTGAACGTGAAAGAGACAGGACATTGTGTGAAGGAAAGAGGCCAGAAAGCAATAGATCAACAGTCCGACCTGAAGgtaaaacaaacagaacataGTGTGAAGTAGGAAAGTAATAGATCAACAGTCTGGTATGAAAGCGAAACAAACAGAACATAGTGTGAAGGTAAAGAGCCGTGAAAGTAATAGATCAACAGTCTGGCCTGAAAGTAAAACAAACCGAACATAGTGTGAAGGAAAGACGCTGAAAAGTAATAGATCAACAGTCTGGCCTGAAAGTAAAACAAACCGAACATAGTGTGAAGGAAAGACGCTGGAAAGTAATAGATCAACAGTCTGGTATGAAAGCGAAACAAACCGAACATAGTGTGAAGGAAAGACGCTGAAAAGTAATAGATCAACAGTCTGGTATGAAAGCGAAACAAACCGAACATAGTGTGAAGGAAAGACGCTGGAAAGTAATAGATCAACAGTCTGGTATGAAAGCAAAACAAACCGAACATAGTGTGAAGGTAAAGAGCCGTGAAAGTAATAGATCAACAGTCTGGTATGAAAGCGAAACAAACCGAACATAGTATGAAGGAAAGACGCTGGAAAGTAATAGATCAACAGTCTGGTATGAAAGCGAAACAAACCGAACATAGTGTGAAGGAAAGACGCTGGAAAGTAATAGATCAACAGTCTGGTATGAAAGCGAAACAAACCGAACATAGTGTGAAGGTAAAGAGCCGTGAAAGTAATAGATCAACAGTCTGGTATGAAAgtaaaacaaacagaacataGTGTGAAGGTAAAGAGCCGTGAAAGTAATAGATCAACAGTCTGGTATGAAAGCGAAACAAACCGAACATAGTGTGAAGGTAAAGAGCCGTGAAAGTAATAGATCAACAGTCTGGTATGAAAGGGAAACAAACCGAACATAGTGTGAAGGTAAAGAGCCGTGAAAGTAATAGATCAACAGTCTGGTATGAAAGCGAAACAAACCGAACATAGTGTAAAGGAAAGACGCTGGAAAGTAATAGATCAACAGTCTGGTATGAAAGCGAAACAAACCGAACATAGTGTGAAGGTAAAGAGCCGTGAAAGTAATAGATCAACAGTCTGGTATGAAAGCGAAACAAACAGAACATAGTGTGAAGGTAAAGAGCCGTGAAAGTAATAGATCAACAGTCTGGTATGAAAGCGAAACAAACCGAACATAGTGTAAAGGAAAGACGCTGGAAAGTAATAGATCAACAGTCTGGTATGAAAGCGAAACAAACCGAACATAGTGTGAAGGTAAAGAGCCGTGAAAGTAATAGATCAACAGTCTGGTATGAAAGCGAAACAAACCGAACATAGTGTGAAGGTAAAGAGCCGTGTCTGGTatgaaagcaaaacaaacagaacaTAGTGTGAAGGTAAAGAGCCGTGAAAGTAATAGATCAACAGTCTGGTatgaaagcaaaacaaacagaacaTAGTGTGAAGGTAAAGAGCCGTGAAAGTAATAGATCAACAGTCTGGTatgaaagcaaaacaaacagaacaTAGTGTGAAGGTAAAGAGCCGTGAAAGTAATAGATCAACAGTCTGGCCTGAAAGCGAAACAAACCGAACATAGTATGAAGGAAAGACGCTGGAAAGTAATAGATCAACAGTCTGGTATGAAAGCGAAACAAACCGAACATAGTGTGAAGGTAAAGAGCCGTGGAAGTAATAGATCAACAGTCTGGTATGAAAGCGAAACAAACCGAACATAGTGTGAAGGTAAAGAGCCGTGGAAGTAATAGATCAACAGTCTGGTATGAAAGCGAAACAAACCGAACATAGTGTGAAGGAAAGACGCTGGAAAGTAATAGATCAACAGTCTGGTATGAAAGCGAAACAAACCGAACATAGTGTGAAGGAAAGACGCTGGAAAGTAATAGATCAACAGTCTGGTATGAAAGCGAAACAAACCGAACATAGTGTGAAGGTAAAGAGCCGTGAAAGTAATAGATCAACAGTCTGGTATGAAAGCGAAACAAACCGAACATAGTGTGAAGGTAAAGAGCCGTGGAAGTAATAGATCAACAGTCTGGTATGAAAGCGAAACAAACCGAACATAGTGTGAAGGTAAAGAGCCGTGGAAGTAATAGATCAACAGTCTGGTATGAAAGCGAAACAAACCGAACATAGTGTGAAGGAAAGACGCTGGAAAGTAATAGATCAACAGTCTGGTATGAAAGCGAAACAAACCGAACATAGTGTGAAGGTAAAGAGCCGTGAAAGTAATAGATCAACAGTCTGGTATGAAAGCGAAACAAACCGAACATAGTGTGAAGGTAAAGAGCCGTGGAAGTAATAGATCAACAGTCTGGTATGAAAGCGAAACAAACCGAACATAGTGTGAAGGAAAGACGCTGGAAAGTAATAGATCAACAGTCTGGTATGAAAGCGAAACAAACCGAACATAGTGTGAAGGAAAGACGCTGGAAAGTAATAGATCAACAGTCTGGTATGAAAGCGAAACAAACCGAACATAGTGTGAAGGTAAAGAGCCGTGAAAGTAATAGATCAACAGTCTGGTATGAAAGCGAAACAAACAGAACATAGTGTGAAGGTAAAGAGCCGTGAAAGTAATAGATCAACAGTCTGGTATCAAAGCGAAATAAACAGAACATAGTGTGAAGGAAAGACGCTGGAAAGTAATAGATCAACAGTCTGGTATGAAAGCGAAACAAACAGAACATAGTGTGAAGGTAAAGAGCCGTGAAAATAATAGATCAACAGTCTGGTATCAAAGCGAAACAAATCGAACATAGTGTGAAGGTAAAGAGCCGTGGAAGTAATAGATCAACAGTCTGGTATGAAAGCGAAACAAATCGAACATAGTGTGAAGGTAAAGAGCCGTGGAAGTAATAGATCAACAGTCTGGTATGAAAGCGAAACAAACCGAACATAGTGTGAAGGTAAAGAGCCGTGAAAGTAATAGATCAACAGTCTGGTATGAAAGCGAAACAAACAGAACATAGTGTGAAGGTAAAGAGCCGTGAAAGTAATAGATCAACAGTCTGGCCTGAaagtaaaacaaaccaaacataGTGTGAAGGAAAGACGCTGGAAAGTGATAGATCAACAGTCTGGTGTGAAAGCGAAACAGACAGGAGATGTTGAGGAGGGAAAAGTGTGAAAGTGGGAGGTATGAAATTACTTGAAAAGCAAGGAGAAAGCGAGTCTTTTCTTGACCTAAACATTACCTATACTTATTTACTTAATTACTGAATTCCTTTGACATAAAAAGTGAAACAAtaggaaaaaaaagttacacaAAACTTTCAGGGAAAGAAAATGATTGAAGCAGCATACGAAAGGCCGAAAACAGTTTTGACCTTTTTAGAGTACGAAAATAAGAAAAATGTCGAATTTCTATATGTTCTCCCCGGAAAGGTATTCTTAAAGACATTTATATCAGAGCAATGGGTCTGCAAATGCGTCTATGAAATAACAATAAGTGTTATCGgacactttttgtttgtttgttgttgtgtgtgacttttgggaagacgcttaagcgtgcccttttaatcgataaacaataacattataTAACACACTTGGTATCTGTATGTTTAAATGTACATTAATCTGTGGCACAGCACATTTAACATTTACTTTTGGCGCGAATTCTTACAATACATAAATGGACAAGAATGTATTAATCTATGCTGTTGTGTCTGCGGTGTCAAAATTTGCGACATCAACATAATCatgaatccacacacacacatacatatacatatgcaCATATACTTAATCATTTCATCTCCCCGGAAAGGTATTCTTAAAGGCATTTATATCAGAGCAATGGGTCTGCAAATGCGTCTATGAAATAACAATAAGTGTTATCGGACACTTTTATTGAAGCAGTATAATTTAAGTCTGGATCATTAAATCTCTTTGGTTACTAAAAAGGAGACAGCCGGTTAATAATTTATCTAGAATGACCGAGAATAATGTCAATTGTCCATTTACTTTAAACATTGCGAGCATATGTTTGGTTTAACTCAATACATAGCAACAATTTCAACAATCCTTTCACAACTGCCCGTATTTTTTCTCCTGTGCCCTTTTCTGTGCAGATTCTCTTTTATTCTGAAAAGGTTGAcgcggatttttttttatttaggtTGCATGAATAAAACAAATATCACAAATAAGGTGTTCCACTTTCGGCGAGACAGAAGATTGGAAGTCTATTCAAATGGCAATGCAGCGGAAAAAgtagaagaacaagtcgcgtaaggcgaaaatacaatatttagtcaagtagctgtcgaactcacagaatgaaactgaacgcaatgccatttttcagcaagaccgtatcaGAGATctgaccgtatactcgtagcatcgtcagtccaccgctcaaggcaaaggcagtgaaattgacaagaagagcggggtagtagttgcgctaagaaggatagcacgcttttctgtacctctctttgttttaactttctgagcgtgttttttaatccaaacatatcatatctatatgtttttggaatcaggaaccgacaaggaataagatgaaagtgtttttaaattgatttggacaatttaattttgataataatttttatatatttaattttcagagcttgtttttaatccgaatataacatatttatatgtttttggaatcagcaaatgatggaaaataagataaacgtaaatttggatcgttttataaatttttatttttttttacaattttcagatttttaatgaccaaagtcattaattaatttttaagccaccaagctgaaatgcaataccgaagtccaggcttcgtcgaagactacttgaccaaaatttcaaccaatttggttgaaaaatgagggcgtgacagtgccgcctcaactttcacgaaaagccggatatgacgtcatcaaagacatttatcaaaaaaatgaaaaaaacgttcggggatttcatacccagaaactctcatgtcaaatttcataaagatcggtccagtagtttagtctgaatcgctctacacacacacacacacacacacacacacacacagacacacagacacacacacgcacatacaccacgaccctcgtttcgattccccctcgatgttaaaatatttagtcaaaacttgactaaatataaaaaggatgaAAATGacatattaaaaatcaagttaTGCTGTGCATTTATTACTTCAAACGCAGCGTCTTCACTGAGGTGAAAAAGCAAACAATAGATTTATGTAATGAGTAGAGCGTGACCTGCAACAATTGCCGGCAATGAAAACTTGGCAAAGCGCATGTGCATCTTCAACTTTTCCAGAAAGGATGAGAGCTTTGATGCTGTTGTTGTCAATATCTTTTTGTCTTATTTAACAACGTAAGATGTATTGATATATCTTGAACACTTGAAATTACGATCGATTTGTGACATTTGAAAGACATATATGCAACGGTATTCTCGATATTTCGTACGGGCGATAACAATTTGATCGTTAACCCCCTTCCTCAAATCCCACAGCCTCCTCctatcccccctccctcctcctcccctgATCATTAAGTGTTTTGAGTAAAAACACCTGATGATATGATAACGAACTGACTGTCAAGTATAATAAACCCACAATAACAACAGGAACTGCATTAGCTTATTTCTAATAACAAAGACTTTAATTAGATTAAAATTGAGATTTAAATGGTTTTCTTTTCTGCTAGTCGCAGAACTTTGACACTAAACTTTGACAAGCAAGCAAAAGTGTTTTCAATTAAACTTCATGTGAAAGAAGCACTGAAAGTGGATAACATTtgggaataaaaaaaatcgcaATAAAGAAGGGAGAGAGAACAACAAGATTGCGCAAGCAAAAgaagagacagaaacaaagttTAGGAAAGTAGAACATTACGCTCCAATAGTCGCAGCCAACACTAAGCACTTAAAGAGACAAGAAGCGACTgatctggagagagagagagagagagagagagagagagagagagagagagagagagagagagagagagaaagagagagagagagagaagaagagagagagagagagagcgagaaggagagaaagagagagagagagagagagagagagagagagagagagagagagagaaaaaaagagagagagggagaaaaagagagagagagagagagaaagagagagcgagaaggagagagaaagagagagcgagaaggagagagagagagagagagagagagagagagagagagagagagagaatttagaGAAGAGACGGA carries:
- the LOC138973982 gene encoding pyrokinin-1 receptor-like, translating into MASDVLPPILNMTAILTVIQSLSPKAREQLLNQMGIGSDDLRQLVGRALVPEQVFSEAERMKYSEYRAHKLLRLYVPPILLLLGTFGNIFSFLILRHKAMARQSTHHFLAALAVMDSLVLYIGLFRKWIGDLTGFDPQTQSEWLCKGIVTLGYTCSNVSVWIIVAVTVERYIVVCYPLKANMVCNVTRAKRVVVCLVALFLLVNLHFLWTSSITWQEGSNGERHSPQCSSQEGHEFLITAVWPWVDAMLYGFGPFLIILVLNIVIIVHVVRATSGRVILQNRGFPKSPARKTCTANGNHYQVMQLARSTSSVSVNSNSISSSSGNSNSSHNNNDNVKPNISYHSLAVPGPQANGHTNSNGAIAMSQRRGGGGCGGEVRGIKRPRTNTNVRLTVMLLTVSFTFLLTTLPMNVSVIAAAFWNRQAGDVATMSKFQLVFTVAELLMYLNHSVNFFLYCATGHKFRSEMVRMVCGKQRPSAAISDHSQHIFCSRACVASGFTEIRNTADETEL